In Phacochoerus africanus isolate WHEZ1 chromosome 1, ROS_Pafr_v1, whole genome shotgun sequence, the following are encoded in one genomic region:
- the LRRC14B gene encoding leucine-rich repeat-containing protein 14B — MWSLRFISAEALVSHPRVAQQSLDGVACNIYPLLFKASYLLEQAEVIRVLLEHWPLEDFRLGALLRPNADHPGDLRDRACRACLEACVRGLADHVRRGGAGRRLEVADLTGIQDVQVQRCPCGKALGRWGRTELLARTCCELQGEPCAARRPVEVLADIFVTGGNFEAVLRALGPPGSAPLRVRCLSFRADSLRPGQLLRVLRLAGPSELRRLEVVHNVRLHAGHVQELLAQVGFPRLVALTLPAKAFDAPPAGSATSHGEAALLTSIARELSRMTQLTELSVAFSTLTGKIEKLLGPLRTPLRVLDLANCSLNHADMAFLADCPHAAHLEVLDLSGHCLVDLFPSTFFRLLGRAAPSLRALTLEECGIEDRHVGGLILALSACRRLRELRFLGNPLSARALRRLFAAALCELPMLQCVEFPVPKDCYPEGSAYPQDELAMSKFDQQKYDVIAEELRAVLLRAGRSDVRVSTPLFGSFDPDIQETSNELGAFLLQAFRTALENFSKALKQME, encoded by the exons ATGTGGTCGCTGCGCTTCATTTCTGCGGAGGCCCTGGTGTCCCACCCCCGGGTGGCCCAGCAGAGCCTGGACGGCGTGGCCTGCAACATCTACCCGCTGCTCTTCAAAGCCAGCTACTTGCTGGAGCAGGCGGAGGTGATCCGCGTCCTGCTGGAGCACTGGCCACTGGAGGACTTCCGGCTGGGCGCTCTGCTGAGGCCAAACGCCGACCACCCCGGGGACCTGAGGGACCGGGCCTGCCGGGCCTGCCTAGAGGCCTGCGTGCGGGGCCTCGCGGATCATGTgcgccggggcggggccgggcggcgGCTGGAGGTGGCCGACCTCACGGGCATCCAGGACGTGCAGGTGCAGCGCTGCCCCTGCGGGAAGGCGCTGGGCAGGTGGGGCCGCACCGAGCTGCTGGCCAGGACCTGCTGCGAGCTGCAGGGGGAGCCCTGCGCGGCCCGGCGCCCCGTCGAGGTCCTCGCGGACATCTTTGTCACCGGAGGCAACTTCGAGGCGGTGCTGCGGGCCCTGGGGCCGCCGGGCTCCGCCCCACTGCGCGTGCGCTGCCTCTCCTTCCGCGCGGACAGCCTGCGGCCCGGGCAGCTGCTGCGCGTGCTGCGCCTGGCGGGGCCCAGCGAGCTGCGGCGCCTGGAGGTGGTGCACAACGTGCGGCTGCACGCTGGCCACGTGCAGGAGCTGCTGGCCCAGGTGGGTTTCCCGCGGCTGGTTGCCCTCACCCTGCCCGCCAAGGCCTTCGACGCGCCCCCTGCTGGCTCCGCCACCTCCCACGGCGAGGCCGCGCTCCTCACCTCCATCGCCCGGGAGCTCAGCCGAATGACGCAGCTCACGGAACTGAGCGTGGCCTTCTCCACGCTGACCGGGAAGATCGAGAAACTGCTCGG CCCCCTGAGGACCCCGCTGAGGGTGCTGGACCTGGCCAACTGCTCCCTGAACCACGCGGACATGGCCTTCTTGGCGGACTGCCCCCACGCCGCCCACCTGGAGGTGCTGGACCTCAGTGGGCACTGCCTGGTGGACCTGTTCCCCTCCACCTTCTTCCGGCTGCTGGGCCGGGCCGCGCCGTCGCTGAGGGCCCTGACCCTGGAGGAGTGTGGCATCGAGGACCGCCACGTGGGCGGCCTGATCCTGGCCCTGAGCGCCTGCCGCCGGCTGCGGGAGCTGCGCTTCCTGGGAAACCCACTGTCGGCCCGTGCCCTCAGGCGCCTCTTTGCCGCCGCTCTCTGCGAGCTCCCCATGCTGCAGTGCGTGGAGTTCCCGGTGCCCAAGGACTGCTACCCCGAGGGCAGCGCCTACCCCCAGGACGAGCTGGCCATGTCCAAGTTCGACCAGCAGAAATACGACGTGATCGCGGAGGAGCTGCGCGCGGTGCTGCTGCGGGCCGGCCGCTCCGACGTCCGCGTCTCCACGCCCCTCTTCGGAAGCTTTGACCCGGACATTCAGGAAACGAGCAATGAACTTGGAGCTTTCTTGCTGCAGGCTTTCAGAACTGCTCTCGAAAACTTTTCCAAAGCACTGAAGCAAATGGAATAG
- the CCDC127 gene encoding coiled-coil domain-containing protein 127 codes for MNNLNDPPNWNIRPNSRADGGDGSRWNYALLVPMLGLAAFRWIWSRESRKEIEKEKEACRQRTAAFQRDLEARYHATISESRRAVARLSLELEKEQNRTTSYREALISQGRKMVEEKKLLEQERAQVLQEKRQPLRSAYLSCLDKEADWQRRARLLLHEFEEALAERQSIYCSLVLPRGRRLDIEKGLLVRASTDPLAVDLEMAAGLSDIFKHDTHCGGVWNTSKRQNGRLMWLYLQYWELVVELKKFKRVEKAILEK; via the exons ATGAATAACTTAAATGACCCCCCAAATTGGAATATCCGGCCTAATTCCAGGGCTGATGGGGGTGATGGAAGCAGATGGAATTATGCCCTGTTGGTTCCAATGCTGGGATTGGCTGCTTTTC GTTGGATCTGGTCTAGGGAGTCCcggaaagaaatagagaaagagaaggaagcctGCCGGCAGAGAACGGCAGCCTTCCAGCGGGACCTCGAGGCCAGGTACCACGCCACGATCTCAGAAAGTCGGCGTGCCGTGGCTCGGCTGTCCCTGGAACTCGAGAAGGAACAGAACAGGACAACTAGTTACCGAGAAGCCCTCATCTCGCAGGGGCGCAAGATGGTAGAAGAGAAGAAGCTTCTGGAACAGGAGCGGGCTCAGGTCCTGCAGGAAAAGAGACAGCCCTTGCGGAGTGCGTACCTGAGCTGCCTGGACAAGGAGGCCGACTGGCAGAGAAGGGCCAGGCTTCTGCTGCACGAGTTCGAGGAGGCGCTCGCGGAGAGACAGAGCATCTACTGCAGCCTGGTTCTGCCTCGCGGTCGGCGCCTGGACATAGAGAAGGGCCTGCTGGTGCGGGCGTCCACGGACCCCCTCGCCGTGGACCTAGAGATGGCAGCCGGCCTGAGCGACATATTCAAGCACGACACGCACTGTGGAGGCGTCTGGAACACCAGCAAGCGCCAGAACGGGAGGCTCATGTGGCTGTACCTCCAGTACTGGGAGCTGGTCGTCGAACTGAAAAAGTTCAAGCGAGTGGAGAAAGCCATCCTGGAGAAGTAG